In Paenibacillus guangzhouensis, a single window of DNA contains:
- the rhaB gene encoding rhamnulokinase codes for MFMHIAIDIGASSGRLVAANVDAGQLDLQEIYRFKNEMTERNGHLYWDIDYLFMEVIKGLQKAKQQGIDACTIGIDTWAVDYVLLDESGARLQDVFAYRDDRTEQVPDRLHQQLSREVVYTKTGIQEQRFNTLYQLFAHESDELFRASSILLVPDYLYYRLSGQRMNECTNASTMQLLNVASRDFDEDLLELVQLRKDQFASLKEPGESLGPILPELISTFNLPDCQLIVVPTHDTASAVVGVPIQGDRSWAYLSSGTWSLLGVEREQPLNTMEALQCNYTNEWGMNGTYRFLKNIMGMWMIQEVRRELGEAHGFGEMAKLASYSPAFRSLVPCNHDRFLSPKSMIMEIKNCCQESGQPVPGTPGELARCIFDSLALTYYDAMLELNRLHGQPIEVLHIVGGGSQNALLCQLTADLLEIEVQAGPSESTALGNLAVQMIAASRLSDLGAARRCIAQTFPPTAYFPQQMEGRDQILLHWHQIHLSLSIKS; via the coding sequence ATGTTTATGCATATCGCAATTGATATAGGTGCATCCAGCGGCCGCTTGGTTGCGGCGAACGTCGATGCTGGCCAGCTTGACCTGCAAGAAATTTATCGGTTCAAGAATGAAATGACCGAGAGGAACGGGCATTTGTATTGGGATATCGATTATTTATTTATGGAAGTGATCAAAGGGCTGCAGAAGGCGAAACAGCAGGGCATTGACGCCTGTACGATCGGCATCGATACATGGGCTGTCGATTACGTGCTGCTCGATGAGAGTGGAGCTCGCCTACAAGACGTCTTTGCCTACAGGGATGACCGCACAGAGCAGGTACCGGATCGGCTGCATCAGCAGTTGAGCCGGGAGGTCGTCTATACGAAGACTGGCATTCAGGAACAACGCTTTAATACGCTTTATCAGCTATTTGCCCATGAATCGGATGAATTATTTCGCGCGAGCAGTATTCTGCTTGTGCCCGATTATTTGTATTATCGTCTGTCTGGCCAGCGAATGAACGAGTGCACAAATGCGTCTACCATGCAGTTATTGAATGTAGCATCGAGAGATTTCGACGAGGACTTGCTGGAGCTGGTTCAACTTCGCAAGGATCAATTTGCAAGCCTGAAGGAACCGGGAGAATCGTTAGGGCCGATACTGCCAGAGCTTATAAGCACATTTAACTTGCCGGACTGTCAACTGATCGTCGTGCCGACGCATGATACGGCTTCCGCTGTCGTAGGCGTTCCTATTCAAGGAGACCGATCTTGGGCATATCTCAGCAGCGGCACTTGGTCGTTGCTTGGTGTTGAACGGGAACAGCCGCTGAATACGATGGAAGCGTTACAATGCAATTATACTAATGAATGGGGAATGAACGGGACGTATAGGTTCCTCAAAAATATTATGGGCATGTGGATGATTCAAGAGGTGCGCAGAGAGCTCGGGGAAGCGCACGGCTTCGGAGAAATGGCGAAGCTTGCCTCGTATTCCCCCGCATTTCGCAGTCTCGTTCCCTGTAATCATGATAGATTCCTAAGTCCGAAGAGCATGATCATGGAAATTAAGAATTGCTGTCAGGAGAGCGGTCAACCCGTTCCGGGAACGCCAGGAGAGCTCGCCCGCTGCATATTCGATAGTCTCGCATTAACCTACTATGACGCGATGTTAGAGTTGAACCGGCTGCATGGTCAGCCGATTGAGGTACTCCATATCGTCGGCGGCGGATCGCAGAATGCGCTTCTCTGTCAGCTGACGGCCGATCTGCTTGAAATCGAGGTGCAAGCAGGCCCTTCGGAATCCACTGCGCTCGGCAATCTGGCCGTTCAGATGATTGCTGCGAGTAGGCTATCGGATCTTGGAGCTGCGCGTCGGTGTATTGCCCAGACCTTCCCGCCAACAGCATATTTCCCGCAGCAAATGGAGGGCCGAGATCAAATTCTTTTGCATTGGCACCAGATCCATTTGTCATTATCCATTAAATCATAA
- a CDS encoding serine hydrolase domain-containing protein produces MNLASYWPTTDWRSAAPAMLRMNAEKLSALDALIRTEYSNITGMVVVRNGYIAYERYDHGYRPEDPQHVASVTKSVMSALIGIAIDAGYITSVDQKVLDFFPEYVLGTADDLKRDITIRHLLTMTAPYSFADWHEPLDKMCIQSDWVTYALDLLDPKGRIGAYKYSTAGAHLLSCIITRSTGQSARAFANERLFKPIGMREIPDYGMTSYEFEDLFGSRVRGWVSDPEHHSTGGWGLTLTPRDMARFGLLYLNRGRWDNVQVIQESWIDQSIALTPDRYGYLWWLSEEEGLGAYCAIGDGGNIICCVPDKKLVVAIASSFIVNPRDRWTLIKEHILPAMIE; encoded by the coding sequence ATGAACCTAGCAAGTTATTGGCCAACAACAGATTGGCGATCTGCTGCGCCGGCAATGTTGCGTATGAACGCAGAGAAGCTATCTGCTCTAGATGCTCTGATTAGAACGGAGTACAGCAACATCACCGGAATGGTTGTCGTTCGGAACGGTTATATCGCCTATGAGAGGTATGATCATGGATATCGTCCGGAAGATCCGCAGCATGTAGCTTCTGTAACGAAGAGTGTGATGTCGGCGCTCATCGGGATTGCTATCGATGCTGGGTATATTACGAGTGTAGACCAGAAGGTTCTGGACTTTTTTCCTGAATATGTCCTGGGTACAGCGGATGACTTGAAACGTGACATCACGATTCGCCATCTGCTCACGATGACAGCTCCTTATTCATTCGCAGACTGGCACGAACCGCTGGACAAGATGTGCATCCAATCGGATTGGGTAACCTATGCGCTGGATCTCTTGGACCCGAAAGGAAGAATTGGCGCCTATAAATACTCGACCGCAGGGGCGCACTTGCTATCCTGTATCATTACGCGTAGCACCGGACAGAGTGCCCGTGCATTTGCGAACGAACGTTTATTTAAACCTATCGGCATGAGGGAGATACCGGATTATGGCATGACATCCTATGAGTTCGAGGATTTATTCGGGAGTCGGGTAAGAGGTTGGGTCTCCGATCCGGAACATCATTCCACGGGCGGGTGGGGACTGACGTTAACTCCCCGGGATATGGCACGATTTGGACTGCTCTATTTGAACCGAGGGCGATGGGATAATGTTCAGGTCATACAGGAATCATGGATAGACCAATCCATAGCGTTGACTCCTGATCGTTACGGATATCTGTGGTGGTTAAGCGAAGAGGAAGGATTGGGTGCATACTGCGCTATAGGCGATGGCGGTAACATCATTTGTTGCGTACCCGATAAAAAACTCGTTGTAGCTATTGCCTCATCATTCATCGTGAATCCTCGGGATCGATGGACATTGATCAAGGAACATATCCTACCAGCAATGATAGAATAA
- a CDS encoding MerR family transcriptional regulator → MLSIGEFSKICGVSTKTLRYYDEIGLIHPEEINPENGYRYYAIRQLKTMLFISRMKSFHFSLDEIKAMLELEKDQSDEKLHAALHCKKQEIQKKINDYELTLMQMNDDMLHLQQGISIMSYLNHIEVQLVGVEPMNILSIRQMMSSHDYALGLGSYFSRLYEKIATEKLTMLGTPMTIFHSPEYNPAGNDTEFAIPIQEAVKGTREMSGGLCARSVVKGAYSELTSVYAKLREWVEHEGYTLVSSPYEIYVTDPNQVAVPEDFVTEVYFPVKKR, encoded by the coding sequence GTGCTATCCATTGGCGAATTCTCGAAGATTTGCGGTGTATCGACGAAGACGCTTCGATATTATGACGAGATCGGACTAATTCATCCGGAAGAGATTAATCCAGAGAATGGTTATAGGTATTATGCTATCCGGCAGCTTAAGACCATGTTGTTCATTAGCCGAATGAAATCTTTTCACTTCTCGCTGGATGAGATCAAAGCCATGCTTGAACTAGAGAAGGATCAATCAGACGAGAAGCTACATGCAGCACTGCATTGCAAGAAACAGGAAATTCAAAAAAAGATAAACGATTATGAACTTACCTTAATGCAAATGAACGATGATATGCTTCATTTGCAGCAAGGCATATCGATCATGTCTTATCTTAACCATATCGAAGTGCAGCTTGTCGGTGTCGAGCCGATGAATATCCTCTCGATCCGACAGATGATGAGCAGTCATGATTATGCGTTAGGATTGGGATCGTATTTTAGCCGACTCTATGAAAAAATTGCGACGGAGAAACTAACAATGCTCGGTACGCCAATGACGATTTTTCATAGCCCTGAATACAATCCTGCGGGAAATGATACGGAGTTTGCTATTCCGATTCAGGAGGCGGTGAAGGGCACGAGAGAAATGTCTGGCGGTTTATGTGCGAGATCCGTTGTGAAGGGTGCTTATTCTGAATTGACATCCGTCTACGCGAAGTTGAGGGAATGGGTGGAACATGAAGGCTATACATTAGTGAGCTCACCCTATGAAATCTATGTCACGGACCCCAATCAGGTCGCCGTTCCTGAAGATTTTGTAACCGAGGTGTATTTTCCCGTGAAGAAGAGATAA
- a CDS encoding FusB/FusC family EF-G-binding protein, protein MNTPFIRNHQFNVIKKQTEFLQNTLRTVADRRVLETVRYRAATIIMEAFPMLTEHQQQMLEQITSFETAYDFQRYLSALEPYLVPYPTITLKQIQKLFPKNKKLKVPDLSSIDFRYVTYLSWIDIATNKLFIVYPFEGQFIGIEGRITPTHKKGYCLFCNRHHELAFFLVKTKPANASPDNYHAVGQYVCIENRGCNQSITDTGSLEKFILSVRK, encoded by the coding sequence ATGAATACACCATTTATTAGAAACCATCAATTTAACGTGATTAAGAAACAAACGGAATTCCTGCAGAATACACTTCGCACTGTCGCGGATCGGAGGGTCTTGGAGACCGTAAGATATCGTGCTGCAACGATCATTATGGAAGCATTTCCTATGCTAACTGAGCACCAACAGCAGATGTTGGAACAAATAACATCGTTCGAAACAGCTTATGATTTCCAGCGATATCTAAGCGCGTTAGAGCCGTACCTAGTGCCGTATCCGACAATAACGCTGAAGCAAATTCAGAAGTTATTCCCTAAAAATAAGAAGTTGAAAGTACCTGATCTCTCATCCATTGACTTTCGTTATGTGACGTATCTGAGCTGGATTGATATTGCAACGAATAAATTGTTCATCGTATATCCGTTCGAAGGACAGTTCATTGGCATTGAGGGAAGAATCACGCCGACACACAAGAAAGGGTACTGCCTGTTCTGTAATCGGCATCATGAACTCGCATTCTTCTTAGTCAAGACCAAACCAGCGAATGCTTCGCCGGACAATTATCATGCCGTTGGTCAATACGTCTGTATAGAGAACCGTGGATGTAATCAGAGTATTACCGATACAGGTTCCCTGGAGAAGTTCATCCTCTCCGTTCGAAAATAG
- a CDS encoding DUF1904 family protein, with protein sequence MPFLRFKGFDKHIIEQLSPSIIDEFAELVSIPKEIVKIELLHIEQITNSPLSVEIYMFQREQAIHDAVASMIHEKFSELGYSHLHIFFVILSPSLYYKEGKPLHEHPNQHYQMNF encoded by the coding sequence GTGCCATTTTTAAGATTTAAAGGTTTTGATAAGCATATCATCGAGCAATTATCTCCAAGCATCATCGACGAGTTCGCTGAGCTGGTTAGTATTCCGAAGGAAATTGTAAAAATTGAACTCCTTCACATCGAACAAATCACAAATTCTCCATTATCCGTGGAAATTTATATGTTTCAGAGGGAACAAGCAATACATGATGCTGTTGCTTCCATGATCCATGAGAAATTCAGCGAATTAGGCTATAGCCATCTTCACATCTTCTTCGTGATCCTCTCTCCTTCGCTATACTACAAAGAAGGCAAACCATTGCATGAGCATCCGAACCAACATTATCAGATGAATTTCTGA
- a CDS encoding Ger(x)C family spore germination protein produces the protein MIRQWQSWRVTWIGGMLVILILLTGCWSRKEIEDLGITIGAAVDLGKETQLEQDFERKGGGYTKRNALTLTYQMVQLSQSDGGAGRAGEKKYRNISVTSDSLYEATREIALMNDRPIFGQHYKVIVISDEVARKYNMQLLFDFFIREQEFRPSCLVLICKGEARNALDMKDKSDFPSMRLLSITDNQYRSSRILPPMSLSKLLPEINSSSSFLLQNIITADGEVKFAGAAVIYGKTGKLIGFLSEEDLESINWMTAKVKGGVLKSYDSRSGKSILYEITSMKSRIRPHLEGKRVSFDIVIESEGRLGEQWATGDDFDNQFIKRIEEETIKQIRHRIDKMLHRVQKEYRADAIGLSEYVRIYYPRAWQTIKKDWDDSFAEATIRYQVKVNVKEFGTTSINVHE, from the coding sequence GTGATTAGGCAATGGCAGAGCTGGAGAGTGACATGGATCGGCGGCATGCTAGTCATTCTGATCCTATTAACCGGCTGTTGGAGCCGGAAGGAAATTGAAGATCTCGGTATTACGATCGGTGCAGCCGTTGATCTTGGCAAGGAAACACAGCTGGAGCAGGATTTTGAGCGAAAAGGCGGGGGGTATACCAAACGCAATGCCCTGACGTTAACCTATCAAATGGTCCAACTGAGTCAGAGTGACGGCGGTGCAGGTAGAGCAGGGGAGAAAAAATATCGCAATATTTCCGTAACGAGTGACTCTTTGTATGAGGCGACTCGAGAAATTGCGTTGATGAATGATCGTCCCATTTTTGGCCAGCATTATAAAGTGATCGTTATCAGCGATGAGGTTGCGAGAAAGTACAACATGCAGCTTTTATTCGATTTCTTTATCCGTGAGCAGGAATTTCGTCCAAGCTGTCTTGTCTTAATCTGCAAAGGGGAGGCGCGCAATGCGCTTGATATGAAGGATAAGAGCGATTTTCCCTCGATGCGGTTACTCTCGATTACGGACAACCAGTACAGGAGCAGTCGGATCCTTCCGCCGATGTCTTTATCGAAATTGTTGCCAGAGATTAATTCCTCATCGAGCTTTTTGCTTCAGAACATTATTACTGCCGATGGCGAAGTGAAGTTTGCCGGAGCGGCCGTGATCTACGGAAAAACAGGTAAACTCATTGGGTTCTTAAGTGAAGAAGATCTCGAGTCCATCAATTGGATGACGGCCAAAGTAAAAGGCGGTGTGCTGAAATCCTATGATTCACGATCAGGGAAATCTATTCTATATGAGATTACATCAATGAAGAGCAGAATTCGCCCTCATCTTGAAGGGAAGCGGGTTTCCTTTGATATCGTGATTGAATCAGAAGGTCGTCTTGGAGAACAATGGGCGACTGGGGATGATTTTGATAACCAATTTATTAAGCGCATCGAGGAGGAGACGATCAAGCAAATCAGGCATCGTATCGATAAGATGCTGCACCGTGTACAGAAAGAATATCGAGCTGATGCCATCGGCTTGAGTGAGTATGTGAGAATCTATTATCCTCGCGCCTGGCAGACGATAAAGAAGGATTGGGATGATTCGTTCGCTGAGGCCACGATCCGTTATCAAGTCAAAGTGAACGTAAAAGAATTCGGGACGACGAGCATCAATGTTCATGAATGA
- a CDS encoding GerAB/ArcD/ProY family transporter — translation MAEISAQDKITTHQAVVIVANYILGVGILTLPRSAVEKVKTPDIWLSIIIGGLIAMLAGLIIVKLSQKFPGMTFYEYSQLLVGKWIGCFLNLMMIVYFISMSSVMLRAMAEVNTLFLLEGTPRSAMIIAFMWVGIYLVVGGFSAITRLFEIIFPITVIIFVIIAVMSLKIFDINNLRPVLGLGITPVLKGVKTTALSFSGFEIMLLLLAYMKNPKTAQKAVIIGIVIPLLFYVTTAVMVIGALTIEGVISLAWPTITLIKSFEFPGIFFERYESLLLVIWMMQIFTTFVITHYSAAMGLAKTVKKDMNPFLYMLMPVIYIVAMLPKNINDLFQFSDQIGNMAFLMFVVLPIILLGVAKIRGVQT, via the coding sequence ATGGCAGAAATCAGCGCACAGGATAAGATAACAACCCATCAGGCTGTCGTGATCGTCGCCAATTACATCCTCGGGGTCGGTATTCTTACACTTCCTAGATCCGCAGTTGAGAAGGTAAAGACACCAGACATTTGGCTCTCGATCATCATTGGCGGATTAATCGCCATGCTCGCAGGTCTGATCATCGTCAAGTTAAGTCAGAAATTCCCCGGAATGACCTTTTACGAATACAGTCAACTGCTTGTCGGTAAGTGGATCGGCTGTTTCCTGAATCTGATGATGATCGTCTATTTCATCTCGATGTCAAGCGTCATGCTGCGCGCCATGGCAGAAGTCAATACGCTGTTCTTGCTTGAGGGGACGCCGCGCTCAGCCATGATTATTGCCTTTATGTGGGTAGGAATCTACCTTGTCGTTGGAGGCTTTTCCGCTATTACCAGGCTGTTTGAGATCATTTTCCCGATTACTGTTATCATATTCGTCATCATCGCGGTGATGAGTTTGAAGATTTTTGACATCAATAATTTACGGCCTGTGCTCGGACTTGGGATTACCCCTGTATTAAAAGGCGTCAAGACGACAGCTCTTTCATTTAGCGGATTCGAGATCATGCTCTTACTCCTTGCGTACATGAAGAATCCAAAGACGGCCCAAAAGGCCGTAATCATCGGGATCGTAATCCCGCTTCTTTTCTACGTAACAACGGCGGTCATGGTCATTGGGGCATTAACGATTGAGGGTGTGATCAGCCTTGCTTGGCCGACGATTACGTTGATCAAGAGCTTCGAATTTCCAGGCATATTCTTCGAACGCTATGAATCGCTGCTGCTCGTCATCTGGATGATGCAGATATTCACGACCTTCGTGATTACGCACTACTCGGCAGCCATGGGGCTGGCTAAGACGGTGAAAAAGGACATGAATCCGTTCTTGTATATGCTCATGCCTGTCATATACATCGTTGCTATGCTCCCCAAAAACATTAATGATCTGTTCCAATTCAGTGATCAAATCGGGAATATGGCTTTCCTGATGTTCGTCGTGCTTCCGATCATTCTGCTCGGTGTAGCTAAAATAAGAGGTGTACAGACGTGA
- a CDS encoding spore germination protein translates to MWNTFVSYLPNGSVLLQAFLVVAIPYTLSRIMSQTKSRTEDKSVQDNTEQQPAQPDFIGNLDNDLDRVKTHFMNETDLNIRSFHLGHTKQRAAIVFFNGISDRDLIDTHILKSLMGDLAARDDQSRYACTTAYTMQYLLNHVLSIGIVREVARLSDLSTELLRGHTAFMLDHSDGVVIVLGTRKEITRSAGEPSSEILVRGPRLGFNESICDNTTLLRQHGEKANLTITELRVGQRVTKELAIAYIKDIADESLVQEVQARIERINLDDVQDTGYIEQLIEDNFLSPFPQIQSTERLDRVISALMEGRVAILLDGTPFVLTVPTTFNMLLQSPEDYYERWIPGTLVRILRYFAAFVSTFGPSLYISFISFHQGLIPTKLALSIAATRVGVPFPSLIEVLIMEIALEILREAGLRLPKPIGQTIGIVGGLVIGEAAVQAGIVSPLMVIVVAVTAISSFAIPQYNAGIALRILRFMAMIFAAIFGLYGVVLFFLLLCSHLSKLISFGVPYISPAAPYRLQDWKDFVVRAPFKLMKRRPKMMNTKNTIRKK, encoded by the coding sequence ATGTGGAATACATTTGTATCTTATCTTCCGAACGGGTCGGTTCTCCTGCAAGCCTTTCTTGTCGTAGCCATTCCTTATACCTTGTCTCGGATCATGTCGCAGACCAAATCCAGAACAGAGGACAAATCCGTACAAGACAATACGGAGCAGCAGCCAGCGCAACCTGATTTTATCGGCAATCTAGACAATGATTTAGATCGCGTAAAGACGCATTTTATGAATGAGACGGATTTGAATATTCGTTCGTTCCATCTCGGCCATACGAAGCAACGAGCCGCGATCGTTTTTTTTAATGGCATATCGGATCGAGATCTGATCGATACGCATATCTTGAAATCGCTTATGGGAGATCTGGCTGCACGCGATGATCAAAGTCGATACGCATGCACCACAGCTTACACGATGCAATATTTGCTCAACCATGTCTTGTCCATCGGCATCGTGAGAGAAGTCGCACGACTCTCAGACCTCTCGACCGAACTCTTGCGAGGCCATACGGCATTCATGTTGGATCACAGTGATGGAGTAGTCATCGTTCTCGGGACAAGAAAAGAGATTACGCGGAGTGCGGGAGAGCCTTCTTCTGAAATTTTGGTTAGGGGGCCGCGACTTGGTTTTAATGAGAGCATTTGCGATAATACAACACTACTTAGACAACATGGTGAGAAAGCAAACTTAACCATTACGGAGCTTCGTGTTGGACAACGCGTAACGAAAGAACTTGCCATTGCATATATCAAGGATATTGCCGATGAGTCATTAGTCCAGGAGGTTCAAGCTCGAATTGAAAGGATTAATCTGGATGATGTTCAAGACACAGGATACATTGAGCAGCTCATCGAGGATAACTTTCTATCCCCATTCCCACAAATTCAGAGTACGGAACGGCTTGATCGTGTCATCAGCGCATTAATGGAAGGAAGGGTAGCCATTCTGCTGGATGGAACGCCTTTCGTCTTAACAGTCCCGACAACCTTCAACATGCTGCTTCAATCGCCTGAAGATTATTATGAGCGCTGGATCCCAGGGACATTGGTGCGCATCCTTCGGTATTTTGCCGCATTTGTATCGACGTTTGGGCCTTCCCTTTACATATCATTTATTTCGTTTCACCAAGGTCTGATCCCAACGAAGCTAGCACTCTCCATCGCAGCGACTAGAGTGGGCGTGCCATTTCCCTCGCTTATCGAAGTACTCATCATGGAGATTGCGCTGGAGATTCTTCGTGAAGCGGGACTTAGGCTCCCTAAGCCGATCGGTCAGACCATTGGCATTGTTGGCGGGTTAGTTATTGGCGAAGCGGCAGTTCAAGCGGGAATCGTCAGTCCGCTCATGGTGATCGTCGTGGCGGTGACAGCGATATCTTCGTTCGCGATTCCGCAATATAATGCTGGCATTGCGCTTCGAATCCTTCGCTTCATGGCCATGATATTCGCAGCGATATTCGGGCTCTACGGGGTTGTATTATTCTTCCTGCTGCTCTGCAGTCATCTGTCGAAGTTGATCAGCTTCGGCGTCCCGTATATCAGTCCGGCCGCACCCTATCGATTGCAAGACTGGAAGGATTTCGTCGTGCGCGCACCGTTCAAATTGATGAAGCGCAGGCCTAAGATGATGAATACGAAGAATACGATACGCAAAAAGTGA
- a CDS encoding OsmC family protein — protein MPKVQTFKASAHLQDGVKVVTQARQFELIIDEPKNLGGTDTGMNPVEALLASLGACQSIVARVYAPKFDVVLEDFRVDVEGELDLDGFFNRSEVRPGYSDIRYTFYIKTPSSPEKVEQFVQFLESKCPVGDTIANPVHLTLDRIVIEN, from the coding sequence ATGCCAAAAGTTCAAACGTTCAAAGCATCTGCCCATTTACAAGATGGCGTGAAGGTCGTTACACAAGCAAGACAATTCGAACTCATCATCGATGAGCCGAAAAACCTTGGGGGTACGGATACGGGGATGAATCCTGTCGAAGCTCTGCTCGCTTCTTTAGGCGCCTGCCAATCCATTGTCGCTCGAGTCTATGCTCCAAAGTTCGATGTTGTATTAGAAGATTTCAGAGTAGATGTTGAAGGCGAGCTGGATCTCGATGGATTTTTCAACCGTTCTGAAGTTCGGCCAGGCTATTCTGATATCCGGTATACATTCTATATCAAAACCCCCTCATCCCCCGAGAAAGTCGAACAATTCGTACAGTTTCTAGAGAGCAAATGCCCCGTGGGCGATACGATTGCGAACCCTGTTCATCTTACGCTGGATCGCATCGTGATAGAAAATTAA
- a CDS encoding winged helix-turn-helix transcriptional regulator: MRETCVPSGVNLKDTGFGYTLSLIDGKYKMIIIYWLSEKKVMRHNELKRSIGSISFKTLSMMLKELEADELIIRKEYPQIPPKVEYSLSERGLSLLPMLNLMCEWGEQNRLTGCQ, from the coding sequence GTGCGCGAAACCTGTGTCCCATCTGGCGTGAATCTCAAAGATACCGGCTTTGGATATACATTGTCCTTAATTGACGGTAAATATAAAATGATCATCATCTATTGGCTATCTGAAAAAAAGGTCATGCGTCATAATGAGCTGAAACGAAGTATCGGCAGCATTTCCTTCAAAACACTTAGTATGATGTTAAAAGAACTGGAGGCAGATGAATTGATCATACGCAAAGAATATCCTCAAATCCCGCCTAAAGTTGAATATTCCTTATCTGAACGGGGCCTTTCACTCCTTCCCATGTTGAATCTGATGTGTGAATGGGGAGAGCAAAATCGTCTTACAGGTTGTCAATAA
- a CDS encoding NAD(P)H-dependent oxidoreductase: protein MKTLVIVTHPNLETSVVNKRWVEELQQYPDKYTVHELHKVYPDGQIDVDQEQQLVESHGNIVFQFPIYWFNCPPLLKKWFDDVLAYGWAYGSKGDKLMHRKIALAVSAGIKKDDYREEGRYRYTLDQLLSPFETSFLYCKADYRSFFAFYGTEGEAGENVPGLELETPANQLESSAQAYLHFIDNL, encoded by the coding sequence GTGAAAACACTAGTTATCGTCACACACCCTAACCTCGAAACATCCGTTGTCAATAAACGATGGGTTGAAGAACTCCAACAATATCCGGATAAATATACGGTACATGAGTTGCATAAGGTATATCCTGATGGTCAAATCGACGTGGATCAAGAACAACAATTGGTCGAGTCGCATGGCAATATTGTCTTTCAATTCCCCATCTATTGGTTCAACTGTCCGCCACTCCTCAAAAAATGGTTCGACGATGTGTTAGCTTATGGATGGGCATATGGTTCCAAAGGAGATAAATTAATGCATCGTAAAATTGCACTTGCTGTATCGGCGGGTATCAAAAAAGATGATTATCGGGAAGAGGGGAGATATCGATATACGTTGGACCAATTGTTATCGCCTTTTGAGACGAGCTTCCTGTACTGTAAGGCAGATTATCGATCATTCTTCGCATTCTATGGTACGGAGGGGGAAGCCGGCGAGAATGTACCTGGCCTAGAACTTGAGACCCCTGCTAACCAATTGGAGAGCAGCGCGCAGGCTTACCTCCATTTTATTGACAACCTGTAA
- a CDS encoding AarF/UbiB family protein, translating into MYSQFILLAIIMTFIIGRLIGTKISFFKQVMASLFSVIVTSTVYWYTYLRYHDSDSFNVDGWLWLLSLVIVSLLFYLLFEIFDPIALNDLGDRLADTRNPIRKLFGWWRRQRRYIQVLFIALKHGVGKNLAVRRTPMSDQKLAVSLRRTLEDCGGFFIKFGQVLSTRSDLLPQPIIEELSILQENVSKLTTAQVEAILNKELKRPKDETFLAFEMEPLAAASIGQ; encoded by the coding sequence ATGTATTCTCAATTTATTTTACTTGCAATCATCATGACCTTTATTATCGGTCGGTTGATCGGGACGAAAATCAGTTTCTTTAAACAAGTGATGGCTTCGTTATTCAGCGTCATCGTGACATCTACGGTGTACTGGTATACATATCTGCGCTATCATGACAGTGATAGCTTTAATGTCGACGGTTGGTTATGGCTGCTCAGTTTGGTGATCGTCTCCTTGCTCTTCTACCTCTTGTTCGAGATCTTTGATCCCATCGCACTGAATGACCTAGGCGATCGTCTCGCCGATACGAGAAACCCAATTCGCAAGCTGTTCGGTTGGTGGCGTAGACAGCGAAGATATATCCAAGTGCTCTTTATCGCGCTTAAGCACGGTGTAGGTAAGAATCTTGCCGTCAGACGAACACCGATGTCAGACCAGAAGCTGGCGGTATCGCTTCGGCGAACGCTAGAGGATTGCGGAGGGTTCTTCATCAAATTCGGTCAAGTATTATCGACGCGTTCGGATCTGCTGCCTCAACCCATCATTGAAGAATTATCTATTTTGCAGGAGAACGTCTCCAAGTTAACGACAGCCCAAGTGGAGGCAATATTGAACAAAGAATTGAAGCGACCAAAAGACGAGACGTTCCTCGCATTCGAGATGGAACCTCTCGCCGCCGCTTCCATCGGCCAATGA